A section of the Mycolicibacterium anyangense genome encodes:
- a CDS encoding protoporphyrinogen/coproporphyrinogen oxidase: MTSTYRQKSAVVVGGGISGLTAGFRLHQRGYAVTVLERSAEVGGKMSSLNVNGFTVNRAANILPSSYANLRRLINDVGLGSTVSDVTGMLAIPRDGELKHIRSTGTAMVIDGARTDLLSVKARLKARNLVIDGIRMKKYLSYENLGASAPFDVESAAEYCDRRLTPELEEFLVNPMLRALYCNETDRLSIVDFFFAAVNFIGSGFLRYQGGIGFLTGALAKCLDVRYHAEVARVEERDDDVAITYSLDGSEQSITADACVIATDAKTVPGLFDQLDPRQREIITDHFEYATVYAGHFALKSRPDESAMVIPVPASLEKGLCAVVLPHNYSDAAPAGKGLASTYWLEDWSRAREHVSDEALATEMLRGIDKVLPGTSNNVEFSRIDRWQPATIRSFPGMYSYVGEFVRRIDRGSRVQLAGDYLSASSTNGCASSAEAAAARVIAVVG; encoded by the coding sequence ATGACAAGCACTTACCGACAGAAGTCGGCGGTCGTCGTCGGTGGCGGTATCTCCGGGCTGACCGCCGGCTTCCGGCTGCACCAACGCGGTTACGCCGTCACAGTCCTGGAACGGTCGGCCGAGGTCGGCGGCAAGATGAGCAGCCTGAACGTGAACGGCTTCACGGTGAACCGCGCAGCCAACATCCTCCCGTCGTCGTACGCGAACCTGCGCAGACTGATCAACGATGTCGGCCTCGGCAGTACGGTCAGCGACGTCACCGGCATGCTGGCGATCCCCCGCGACGGCGAGCTCAAGCATATCCGCTCAACTGGCACCGCAATGGTGATCGACGGAGCGCGAACCGACCTGCTGTCGGTGAAGGCTCGCTTGAAGGCACGGAACCTGGTGATCGACGGCATTCGCATGAAGAAGTATCTGAGCTACGAGAACCTCGGTGCCTCAGCACCGTTCGACGTCGAGTCCGCAGCGGAGTACTGCGATCGCCGACTCACTCCCGAACTGGAGGAGTTCCTGGTCAATCCGATGCTGAGAGCACTGTACTGCAACGAAACCGACAGGCTGTCGATCGTCGACTTCTTCTTCGCAGCGGTAAACTTCATCGGCTCGGGTTTCCTGCGGTATCAGGGCGGGATCGGCTTCCTCACGGGTGCCCTCGCCAAATGTCTCGACGTGCGCTATCACGCAGAAGTCGCCCGAGTCGAGGAGCGGGACGATGACGTCGCGATCACATACTCGCTCGACGGTTCTGAACAATCGATCACCGCGGATGCCTGCGTCATCGCCACTGACGCCAAGACCGTCCCGGGTCTGTTCGACCAGCTCGACCCCCGGCAGCGCGAGATCATCACCGATCACTTCGAGTACGCCACCGTGTACGCCGGCCATTTCGCGCTCAAGTCCCGGCCCGATGAATCCGCCATGGTTATCCCGGTTCCCGCATCGTTGGAAAAGGGCCTGTGCGCGGTCGTTCTACCGCACAACTACAGTGACGCGGCACCCGCTGGAAAGGGATTGGCGAGCACCTACTGGCTAGAAGACTGGTCGCGAGCCCGCGAGCACGTGTCCGACGAGGCGCTGGCAACCGAGATGCTCAGGGGAATCGACAAAGTGCTGCCGGGAACGTCGAACAACGTCGAGTTCTCCCGCATCGATCGATGGCAACCCGCGACGATCCGCAGTTTCCCCGGGATGTACAGCTACGTCGGCGAATTCGTGCGCAGGATCGACCGCGGCTCGCGGGTACAGCTGGCCGGCGACTACCTCAGCGCGTCGAGTACCAACGGATGCGCATCTTCAGCCGAAGCTGCCGCCGCCCGAGTCATTGCGGTGGTCGGCTGA
- a CDS encoding acyl-CoA thioesterase produces MSLRSSEARADPGTYSLLPQTTAQRARFALDPLLADLVAAENGRTPEHSAVNADPTRVFCAGIIAARAVIDAGRDVGFNRWIHTVSVNFQDPALRSGEVSTDIGNREERESSSWRSLAIRQGSRQLASATAAFEDPPTGRHHPHLYGIGDAPDPHTLAVHADAVGSTTLPVDVRPIDWVPLPERASGLGAPVRSWFRFVDELPDDLLLHSAALALCVDPLITRNLLAINAYTVGEGSPLLQGWRPLTYAMWIHRCFRADDWILATETSASVFGNRAFFSLSLQSSQGRHVASAVQELQLVRSEPGS; encoded by the coding sequence ATGAGTCTTCGTTCCAGCGAGGCCCGAGCGGATCCGGGGACGTACTCCTTGCTCCCGCAGACCACGGCGCAGCGTGCGCGCTTCGCACTCGATCCCCTTTTGGCCGACCTGGTCGCCGCCGAGAACGGGCGTACCCCAGAACATTCCGCCGTGAACGCAGACCCGACGCGGGTGTTCTGTGCGGGAATCATCGCAGCGCGCGCTGTCATCGACGCGGGCCGCGATGTCGGTTTCAACCGATGGATTCACACGGTATCGGTCAACTTCCAGGACCCGGCGTTGCGGTCCGGCGAGGTTTCGACCGACATCGGCAATCGGGAGGAACGCGAGTCGTCCTCGTGGAGGTCGCTGGCTATCCGCCAGGGAAGTCGCCAGTTGGCCAGCGCGACCGCCGCTTTCGAGGATCCGCCGACAGGAAGACATCACCCGCATCTGTACGGCATCGGGGATGCCCCCGACCCCCATACCTTGGCTGTCCATGCCGACGCCGTCGGATCAACGACACTGCCGGTCGACGTTCGTCCCATCGACTGGGTTCCGCTGCCGGAGAGGGCGTCGGGGCTCGGCGCTCCCGTCCGGTCGTGGTTCCGGTTCGTCGATGAGCTCCCCGATGATCTGCTGCTGCACAGCGCGGCGCTCGCCCTGTGCGTCGATCCGCTGATCACCCGGAATCTGCTGGCCATCAACGCGTACACCGTGGGTGAGGGAAGCCCTCTGTTGCAGGGCTGGCGTCCACTGACGTACGCCATGTGGATACACCGCTGCTTCAGAGCCGACGACTGGATTCTCGCAACCGAGACCTCCGCCAGTGTTTTCGGAAACCGGGCGTTCTTCTCACTCAGCCTCCAGTCATCACAGGGCCGGCACGTGGCCTCCGCAGTACAGGAACTCCAGCTGGTGCGATCGGAGCCTGGTAGCTGA